In Mycobacterium tuberculosis H37Rv, a single window of DNA contains:
- a CDS encoding glycolipid sulfotransferase, with protein sequence MNSEHPMTDRVVYRSLMADNLRWDALQLRDGDIIISAPSKSGLTWTQRLVSLLVFDGPDLPGPLSTVSPWLDQTIRPIEEVVATLDAQQHRRFIKTHTPLDGLVLDDRVSYICVGRDPRDAAVSMLYQSANMNEDRMRILHEAVVPFHERIAPPFAELGHARSPTEEFRDWMEGPNQPPPGIGFTHLKGIGTLANILHQLGTVWVRRHLPNVALFHYADYQADLAGELLRPARVLGIAATRDRARDLAQYATLDAMRSRASEIAPNTTDGIWHSDERFFRRGGSGDWQQFFTEAEHLRYYHRINQLAPPDLLAWAHEGRRGYDPAN encoded by the coding sequence ATGAATTCAGAACACCCGATGACCGACCGGGTTGTGTATCGATCGTTGATGGCCGACAACCTGCGATGGGATGCCCTGCAATTGCGCGACGGCGACATCATTATCTCGGCGCCGTCCAAGAGCGGCCTGACCTGGACACAGCGCCTGGTGTCCCTGCTGGTGTTCGACGGGCCCGACTTGCCCGGACCCTTGTCGACGGTGTCCCCGTGGCTCGACCAGACCATTCGGCCCATCGAGGAAGTGGTCGCTACTCTCGATGCCCAGCAGCACCGCCGGTTCATCAAGACCCACACGCCGTTGGACGGCCTGGTGCTCGACGACCGCGTCAGCTACATCTGCGTAGGACGCGACCCGCGCGATGCCGCGGTGTCAATGCTGTACCAATCGGCCAACATGAACGAAGACCGGATGCGGATTCTGCACGAGGCCGTAGTGCCGTTTCACGAGCGAATCGCCCCCCCGTTTGCGGAACTCGGTCATGCGCGCAGCCCGACCGAGGAGTTCCGGGATTGGATGGAGGGGCCGAATCAGCCTCCCCCTGGCATAGGTTTCACACATCTGAAGGGGATCGGCACTCTGGCCAACATCCTGCACCAGCTAGGCACGGTATGGGTCCGCCGTCACCTACCCAACGTGGCCTTGTTTCATTACGCCGATTACCAGGCGGACTTGGCGGGCGAGCTGCTCCGGCCGGCAAGGGTCCTCGGTATCGCCGCGACCCGCGATCGAGCCCGGGACCTGGCGCAGTACGCCACGCTGGATGCGATGCGCTCCCGCGCGTCAGAAATCGCTCCTAACACCACCGACGGCATCTGGCACAGTGACGAGCGTTTCTTCCGCCGGGGCGGGAGTGGCGACTGGCAGCAGTTCTTCACCGAAGCCGAGCACCTGCGCTACTACCACCGCATCAACCAGCTGGCGCCACCTGATCTGCTGGCCTGGGCACACGAGGGCCGCCGGGGATACGACCCGGCCAACTGA
- a CDS encoding transferase yields MPGIDFDALYRGESPGEGLPPITTPPWDTKAPKDNVIGWHTGGWVHGDVLDIGCGLGDNAIYLARNGYQVTGLDISPTALTTAKRRASDAGVDVKFAVGDATKLTGYTGAFDTVIDCGMFHCLDDDGKRSYAASVHRATRPGATLLLSCFSNAMPPDEEWPRSTVSEQTLRDVLGGAGWDIESLEPATVRRELDGTEVEMAFWNVRAQRRGS; encoded by the coding sequence ATGCCAGGTATAGATTTCGACGCGCTCTACCGTGGCGAAAGCCCCGGCGAGGGCCTCCCGCCGATCACGACACCGCCGTGGGACACCAAAGCGCCCAAGGACAATGTCATCGGCTGGCACACCGGCGGCTGGGTGCACGGCGACGTGCTCGACATCGGGTGCGGGCTCGGTGACAACGCGATCTACCTCGCCAGGAACGGCTACCAGGTGACCGGGTTGGACATCTCTCCCACCGCGCTGACCACCGCCAAACGGCGAGCCAGCGACGCCGGAGTCGATGTCAAGTTCGCAGTGGGTGACGCCACCAAGCTGACCGGCTACACCGGCGCGTTCGATACCGTGATCGACTGCGGGATGTTCCACTGCCTAGACGACGACGGCAAGCGCAGCTACGCCGCCTCGGTGCACCGGGCCACCCGACCGGGCGCCACCCTGCTACTCAGCTGCTTCTCCAACGCCATGCCGCCCGATGAGGAATGGCCGCGGTCGACGGTATCCGAGCAAACGCTGCGCGACGTCCTCGGTGGCGCTGGCTGGGATATCGAGTCGCTGGAGCCCGCCACCGTGCGCCGCGAGTTAGACGGAACCGAAGTCGAAATGGCGTTCTGGAACGTCCGCGCTCAGCGGCGCGGGTCCTAA
- the pyrR gene encoding bifunctional pyrimidine operon regulatory protein/uracil phosphoribosyltransferase yields MGAAGDAAIGRESRELMSAADVGRTISRIAHQIIEKTALDDPVGPDAPRVVLLGIPTRGVTLANRLAGNITEYSGIHVGHGALDITLYRDDLMIKPPRPLASTSIPAGGIDDALVILVDDVLYSGRSVRSALDALRDVGRPRAVQLAVLVDRGHRELPLRADYVGKNVPTSRSESVHVRLREHDGRDGVVISR; encoded by the coding sequence ATGGGTGCTGCGGGTGATGCCGCAATCGGCCGGGAGTCCCGCGAGTTGATGTCCGCGGCCGACGTCGGCCGCACGATTTCGCGCATCGCGCATCAGATTATCGAGAAGACCGCGTTAGATGACCCAGTCGGACCCGACGCGCCGCGGGTGGTGCTGCTGGGAATCCCGACCCGTGGCGTGACGCTGGCGAATCGCCTGGCCGGCAATATCACCGAATACAGCGGCATCCACGTCGGCCATGGCGCGCTGGACATCACCCTGTACCGCGACGATCTGATGATCAAGCCGCCGCGGCCCTTGGCGTCGACGTCGATCCCGGCCGGTGGGATCGATGACGCGCTGGTGATCCTGGTCGATGACGTGCTCTACTCCGGGCGCTCGGTGCGTTCCGCCCTGGACGCGCTGCGCGACGTGGGCCGGCCGCGGGCGGTGCAATTGGCGGTGCTGGTCGACAGGGGTCACCGGGAACTGCCGCTGCGCGCCGACTATGTGGGCAAGAACGTTCCGACCTCGCGCAGCGAGAGCGTGCACGTGCGGCTGCGCGAGCACGACGGCCGTGACGGCGTGGTGATCTCGCGATGA
- the pyrB gene encoding aspartate carbamoyltransferase (ATCase (aspartate transcarbamylase)), which produces MTPRHLLTAADLSRDDATAILDDADRFAQALVGRDIKKLPTLRGRTVVTMFYENSTRTRVSFEVAGKWMSADVINVSAAGSSVGKGESLRDTALTLRAAGADALIIRHPASGAAHLLAQWTGAHNDGPAVINAGDGTHEHPTQALLDALTIRQRLGGIEGRRIVIVGDILHSRVARSNVMLLDTLGAEVVLVAPPTLLPVGVTGWPATVSHDFDAELPAADAVLMLRVQAERMNGGFFPSVREYSVRYGLTERRQAMLPGHAVVLHPGPMVRGMEITSSVADSSQSAVLQQVSNGVQVRMAVLFHVLVGAQDAGKEGAA; this is translated from the coding sequence ATGACCCCAAGGCACCTGCTGACCGCCGCCGACCTCAGCCGCGACGACGCCACCGCCATCCTCGACGACGCCGACCGGTTTGCGCAGGCGCTGGTCGGTCGCGACATCAAGAAGCTGCCGACGCTGCGGGGCCGGACCGTCGTCACGATGTTCTATGAGAACTCCACCCGCACCCGGGTGTCGTTCGAGGTAGCGGGTAAGTGGATGAGCGCCGACGTGATCAACGTCAGCGCTGCCGGATCTTCGGTAGGCAAGGGTGAGTCGCTGCGGGATACCGCGCTGACCCTGCGCGCGGCCGGGGCTGACGCGCTGATCATCCGCCATCCCGCGTCCGGCGCCGCCCATCTGCTGGCGCAGTGGACCGGCGCCCACAACGATGGGCCGGCGGTGATCAACGCCGGTGACGGCACTCATGAACACCCCACGCAGGCGCTGCTTGATGCGCTGACCATCCGTCAGCGCCTCGGCGGCATCGAAGGCCGGCGCATCGTGATCGTCGGCGACATCCTGCACAGCCGGGTCGCCCGCTCCAACGTCATGCTGCTGGACACCCTGGGCGCCGAGGTGGTGCTGGTGGCGCCACCCACATTGCTACCGGTCGGGGTGACCGGCTGGCCGGCCACCGTCTCCCACGACTTCGATGCCGAGCTGCCCGCCGCCGACGCGGTATTGATGCTGCGGGTACAGGCCGAGCGGATGAACGGCGGTTTTTTCCCGTCCGTACGGGAGTACTCGGTCCGCTACGGGCTAACCGAGCGGCGCCAGGCGATGCTTCCCGGCCACGCCGTGGTGTTGCACCCGGGACCGATGGTGCGTGGCATGGAGATCACATCTTCGGTCGCGGACTCGTCGCAATCGGCTGTGCTGCAACAGGTTTCCAATGGAGTCCAGGTGCGGATGGCGGTGCTGTTCCATGTGCTGGTGGGAGCGCAGGATGCCGGTAAAGAGGGTGCGGCGTGA
- the pyrC gene encoding dihydroorotase, whose amino-acid sequence MSVLIRGVRPYGEGERVDVLVDDGQIAQIGPDLAIPDTADVIDATGHVLLPGFVDLHTHLREPGREYAEDIETGSAAAALGGYTAVFAMANTNPVADSPVVTDHVWHRGQQVGLVDVHPVGAVTVGLAGAELTEMGMMNAGAAQVRMFSDDGVCVHDPLIMRRALEYATGLGVLIAQHAEEPRLTVGAVAHEGPMAARLGLAGWPRAAEESIVARDALLARDAGARVHICHASAAGTVEILKWAKDQGISITAEVTPHHLLLDDARLASYDGVNRVNPPLREASDAVALRQALADGIIDCVATDHAPHAEHEKCVEFAAARPGMLGLQTALSVVVQTMVAPGLLSWRDIARVMSENPACIARLPDQGRPLEVGEPANLTVVDPDATWTVTGADLASRSANTPFESMSLPATVTATLLRGKVTARDGKIRA is encoded by the coding sequence GTGAGCGTGCTGATTCGTGGTGTGCGGCCCTACGGCGAGGGGGAGCGGGTCGACGTACTCGTCGATGACGGCCAGATCGCCCAGATAGGACCGGATCTGGCGATCCCCGATACGGCCGATGTCATTGACGCCACCGGACACGTGCTGCTGCCCGGGTTCGTCGATCTGCACACCCATCTGCGCGAGCCGGGCCGCGAGTATGCCGAGGACATCGAAACCGGTTCGGCCGCGGCCGCTTTGGGCGGCTACACCGCGGTGTTCGCGATGGCCAACACCAACCCCGTGGCCGACAGCCCGGTGGTCACCGACCACGTCTGGCACCGCGGCCAGCAGGTCGGCCTGGTCGACGTGCACCCCGTCGGCGCGGTCACCGTCGGGCTGGCCGGAGCCGAGCTGACCGAGATGGGCATGATGAACGCCGGCGCCGCCCAGGTGCGGATGTTCTCCGACGACGGGGTCTGCGTGCATGACCCGCTGATCATGCGCCGCGCCCTGGAATATGCCACCGGTTTGGGCGTGCTGATCGCCCAGCACGCCGAGGAGCCCCGGCTGACGGTCGGCGCCGTCGCGCACGAGGGACCCATGGCGGCGCGGCTGGGCCTGGCGGGATGGCCGCGGGCCGCCGAGGAATCGATCGTCGCCCGCGACGCCTTGCTGGCCCGTGACGCCGGCGCCCGGGTGCACATCTGTCACGCGTCGGCCGCGGGCACCGTCGAAATCCTGAAATGGGCTAAGGACCAGGGTATTTCGATCACCGCCGAGGTCACCCCCCACCACCTGTTGCTCGACGATGCCAGATTGGCCAGCTATGACGGCGTGAACCGGGTCAACCCGCCGCTGCGCGAAGCTTCCGACGCGGTCGCCCTGCGACAGGCGCTGGCCGACGGGATCATCGACTGTGTGGCCACAGATCACGCCCCGCATGCCGAGCACGAGAAATGCGTCGAATTCGCCGCGGCCCGGCCCGGCATGCTCGGGTTGCAGACGGCATTGTCGGTGGTGGTGCAGACAATGGTGGCGCCCGGCTTGTTGAGTTGGCGCGATATCGCGCGGGTGATGAGTGAGAACCCGGCGTGCATCGCACGCTTGCCCGATCAGGGCCGGCCACTGGAGGTGGGGGAGCCGGCCAACCTGACGGTGGTGGACCCCGACGCCACCTGGACGGTCACCGGCGCCGACCTGGCCAGCCGGTCGGCCAACACGCCGTTTGAGTCGATGAGCCTGCCCGCCACCGTGACCGCGACCCTGCTGCGCGGGAAGGTGACCGCGCGCGACGGGAAGATCCGGGCATGA
- the carA gene encoding carbamoyl-phosphate synthase small subunit (carbamoyl-phosphate synthetase glutamine chain), with protein MSKAVLVLEDGRVFTGRPFGATGQALGEAVFSTGMSGYQETLTDPSYHRQIVVATAPQIGNTGWNGEDSESRGERIWVAGYAVRDPSPRASNWRATGTLEDELIRQRIVGIAGIDTRAVVRHLRSRGSMKAGVFSDGALAEPADLIARVRAQQSMLGADLAGEVSTAEPYVVEPDGPPGVSRFTVAALDLGIKTNTPRNFARRGIRCHVLPASTTFEQIAELNPHGVFLSNGPGDPATADHVVALTREVLGAGIPLFGICFGNQILGRALGLSTYKMVFGHRGINIPVVDHATGRVAVTAQNHGFALQGEAGQSFATPFGPAVVSHTCANDGVVEGVKLVDGRAFSVQYHPEAAAGPHDAEYLFDQFVELMAGEGR; from the coding sequence TTGAGCAAAGCCGTATTGGTCCTCGAAGACGGCCGGGTGTTCACCGGCAGGCCGTTCGGCGCGACCGGACAAGCGCTCGGGGAGGCCGTGTTTTCCACCGGCATGTCCGGTTATCAGGAGACGCTGACCGATCCCAGCTATCACCGTCAGATCGTGGTGGCCACCGCGCCGCAGATCGGCAACACCGGCTGGAACGGCGAGGACTCCGAAAGCCGAGGGGAGCGGATCTGGGTCGCCGGTTACGCGGTGCGCGACCCGTCGCCGCGCGCGTCCAACTGGCGCGCCACCGGCACGTTGGAAGACGAACTCATCCGCCAGCGCATCGTCGGGATCGCCGGCATCGACACCCGGGCCGTGGTGCGCCATCTGCGCAGCCGCGGGTCGATGAAGGCGGGGGTGTTCTCCGACGGGGCGCTGGCCGAGCCTGCCGACTTGATCGCGCGGGTGCGAGCACAACAGTCGATGCTGGGCGCCGATCTGGCCGGCGAGGTCAGCACCGCGGAGCCGTATGTCGTCGAACCCGACGGGCCACCGGGTGTTTCGAGGTTCACCGTGGCCGCCCTAGATCTTGGTATCAAGACCAACACTCCGCGTAACTTCGCCCGGCGCGGGATTCGCTGCCATGTGCTGCCGGCATCGACCACCTTCGAGCAGATCGCCGAACTCAACCCGCATGGCGTGTTCTTGTCCAACGGCCCCGGCGACCCGGCCACCGCCGATCACGTCGTCGCGCTTACCCGCGAGGTGCTGGGCGCCGGAATCCCGTTGTTCGGCATCTGTTTCGGCAACCAGATCCTGGGCCGCGCGCTGGGCCTGTCGACCTACAAGATGGTGTTTGGGCACCGCGGCATCAACATCCCGGTCGTCGACCACGCCACCGGTCGGGTGGCGGTGACCGCGCAAAACCATGGCTTCGCCCTTCAGGGGGAGGCGGGCCAATCCTTCGCCACCCCGTTCGGTCCCGCGGTGGTCAGCCACACCTGCGCCAACGACGGTGTGGTCGAAGGCGTCAAGCTCGTTGACGGGCGGGCGTTTTCGGTGCAATACCACCCGGAAGCCGCCGCCGGCCCGCACGATGCCGAGTACCTGTTCGACCAGTTCGTGGAGCTGATGGCAGGGGAGGGCCGCTAG
- the carB gene encoding carbamoyl-phosphate synthase large subunit (carbamoyl-phosphate synthetase ammonia chain), producing the protein MPRRTDLHHVLVIGSGPIVIGQACEFDYSGTQACRVLRAEGLQVSLVNSNPATIMTDPEFADHTYVEPITPAFVERVIAQQAERGNKIDALLATLGGQTALNTAVALYESGVLEKYGVELIGADFDAIQRGEDRQRFKDIVAKAGGESARSRVCFTMAEVRETVAELGLPVVVRPSFTMGGLGSGIAYSTDEVDRMAGAGLAASPSANVLIEESIYGWKEFELELMRDGHDNVVVVCSIENVDPMGVHTGDSVTVAPAMTLTDREYQRMRDLGIAILREVGVDTGGCNIQFAVNPRDGRLIVIEMNPRVSRSSALASKATGFPIAKIAAKLAIGYTLDEIVNDITGETPACFEPTLDYVVVKAPRFAFEKFPGADPTLTTTMKSVGEAMSLGRNFVEALGKVMRSLETTRAGFWTAPDPDGGIEEALTRLRTPAEGRLYDIELALRLGATVERVAEASGVDPWFIAQINELVNLRNELVAAPVLNAELLRRAKHSGLSDHQIASLRPELAGEAGVRSLRVRLGIHPVYKTVDTCAAEFEAQTPYHYSSYELDPAAETEVAPQTERPKVLILGSGPNRIGQGIEFDYSCVHAATTLSQAGFETVMVNCNPETVSTDYDTADRLYFEPLTFEDVLEVYHAEMESGSGGPGVAGVIVQLGGQTPLGLAHRLADAGVPIVGTPPEAIDLAEDRGAFGDLLSAAGLPAPKYGTATTFAQARRIAEEIGYPVLVRPSYVLGGRGMEIVYDEETLQGYITRATQLSPEHPVLVDRFLEDAVEIDVDALCDGAEVYIGGIMEHIEEAGIHSGDSACALPPVTLGRSDIAKVRKATEAIAHGIGVVGLLNVQYALKDDVLYVLEANPRASRTVPFVSKATAVPLAKACARIMLGATIAQLRAEGLLAVTGDGAHAARNAPIAVKEAVLPFHRFRRADGAAIDSLLGPEMKSTGEVMGIDRDFGSAFAKSQTAAYGSLPAQGTVFVSVANRDKRSLVFPVKRLADLGFRVLATEGTAEMLRRNGIPCDDVRKHFEPAQPGRPTMSAVDAIRAGEVNMVINTPYGNSGPRIDGYEIRSAAVAGNIPCITTVQGASAAVQGIEAGIRGDIGVRSLQELHRVIGGVER; encoded by the coding sequence GTGCCCCGTCGCACCGATCTGCACCACGTGCTGGTCATCGGCTCCGGGCCGATCGTCATCGGCCAGGCGTGCGAGTTCGACTACTCCGGGACTCAGGCGTGCCGGGTGCTGCGCGCCGAGGGCTTGCAGGTCAGCCTGGTGAACTCTAATCCGGCCACCATCATGACCGACCCGGAGTTCGCCGACCACACCTACGTAGAGCCCATCACCCCGGCGTTCGTGGAGCGGGTTATCGCCCAACAGGCCGAGCGGGGCAACAAGATCGACGCCCTGCTGGCGACCCTGGGTGGGCAGACCGCGCTGAACACCGCGGTCGCGCTGTACGAGAGCGGGGTGCTGGAAAAGTACGGCGTGGAACTCATCGGCGCCGATTTCGACGCCATCCAGCGCGGCGAGGACCGGCAGCGGTTCAAGGACATCGTCGCCAAGGCCGGTGGCGAATCCGCCCGGAGCCGAGTGTGTTTCACCATGGCCGAAGTGCGTGAGACGGTCGCCGAGCTCGGCCTGCCGGTGGTGGTGCGGCCGAGCTTCACCATGGGCGGGCTGGGTTCGGGGATAGCGTACTCCACCGACGAGGTCGACCGGATGGCCGGCGCCGGGCTGGCGGCCTCGCCCAGCGCCAACGTGCTCATCGAGGAATCGATTTACGGCTGGAAGGAATTCGAACTCGAGCTGATGCGCGACGGCCACGACAACGTGGTGGTGGTGTGCTCGATCGAAAACGTCGACCCGATGGGTGTGCACACCGGCGACTCGGTCACCGTCGCGCCGGCGATGACGTTGACCGACCGGGAATACCAGCGGATGCGCGACCTGGGCATCGCGATCCTGCGCGAGGTGGGTGTGGACACCGGCGGCTGCAACATCCAGTTCGCGGTCAACCCGCGCGACGGTCGGCTGATCGTCATCGAGATGAACCCGCGGGTGTCGCGTTCCAGTGCGTTGGCGTCCAAGGCGACCGGCTTTCCGATCGCCAAGATCGCCGCCAAACTGGCCATCGGTTACACCCTCGACGAGATCGTCAACGACATCACAGGGGAAACGCCGGCCTGTTTCGAACCCACCCTGGACTACGTGGTGGTCAAGGCGCCGCGGTTCGCGTTCGAGAAGTTCCCCGGTGCCGATCCCACCCTGACCACCACCATGAAATCTGTCGGTGAGGCAATGTCGTTGGGCCGCAACTTCGTCGAGGCGCTCGGCAAGGTGATGCGCTCGCTGGAGACGACCCGCGCCGGGTTCTGGACGGCACCGGATCCCGACGGCGGCATCGAGGAAGCCCTGACCCGGCTGCGGACCCCGGCCGAAGGCCGGCTCTACGACATCGAGCTGGCGTTGCGGCTGGGTGCGACGGTGGAACGGGTGGCCGAGGCCAGCGGTGTCGACCCGTGGTTCATCGCGCAGATCAACGAGCTGGTCAATCTGCGCAACGAACTCGTCGCGGCACCCGTGCTGAACGCCGAGCTGCTGCGGCGCGCCAAGCACAGCGGACTATCGGATCACCAGATCGCGTCGCTGAGACCGGAATTGGCCGGCGAGGCCGGCGTGCGGTCACTGCGCGTGCGCCTGGGCATCCACCCGGTATACAAGACGGTGGACACCTGCGCGGCGGAGTTCGAAGCCCAAACCCCCTACCACTACAGCAGCTACGAGCTCGACCCCGCCGCCGAAACAGAGGTGGCCCCGCAGACCGAAAGGCCCAAGGTGCTGATCCTCGGTTCGGGGCCCAATCGGATCGGCCAGGGTATCGAGTTCGACTACAGCTGCGTACACGCGGCAACCACGTTGAGCCAGGCTGGCTTTGAGACCGTGATGGTCAACTGCAACCCGGAGACGGTGTCCACCGACTACGACACCGCGGACAGGTTGTACTTCGAGCCGTTGACGTTCGAGGACGTCTTGGAGGTCTACCACGCCGAAATGGAATCCGGTAGCGGTGGCCCGGGAGTGGCCGGCGTCATCGTGCAGCTCGGCGGCCAGACCCCGCTCGGGCTGGCGCACCGGCTCGCCGACGCCGGGGTCCCGATCGTGGGCACCCCACCGGAGGCCATCGACCTGGCCGAGGATCGCGGCGCGTTCGGCGACCTGCTGAGCGCCGCCGGACTGCCGGCGCCAAAGTACGGCACCGCAACCACTTTCGCCCAGGCCCGCCGGATCGCCGAGGAGATCGGCTATCCGGTGCTGGTGCGGCCGTCGTATGTGCTCGGTGGTCGCGGCATGGAGATCGTGTATGACGAAGAAACGTTGCAGGGCTACATCACCCGCGCCACTCAGCTATCCCCCGAACACCCGGTGCTCGTCGACCGCTTCCTCGAGGACGCGGTCGAGATCGACGTCGACGCGCTGTGTGATGGCGCCGAGGTCTATATCGGCGGGATCATGGAGCACATCGAGGAGGCCGGCATCCACTCCGGTGACTCGGCCTGTGCGCTGCCACCGGTCACGTTGGGCCGCAGCGACATCGCGAAGGTGCGTAAGGCCACTGAAGCCATTGCGCACGGCATCGGCGTGGTGGGGCTGCTCAACGTGCAGTACGCGCTCAAGGATGACGTGCTCTACGTCCTGGAAGCCAACCCGAGAGCGAGCCGTACCGTTCCGTTTGTATCCAAGGCCACAGCGGTGCCACTCGCCAAGGCATGCGCCCGGATCATGTTGGGCGCCACCATTGCCCAGCTGCGCGCCGAAGGCTTGCTGGCGGTCACCGGGGATGGCGCCCACGCGGCGCGAAACGCCCCCATCGCGGTCAAGGAGGCCGTGTTGCCGTTTCACCGGTTCCGGCGCGCCGACGGGGCCGCCATCGACTCGCTACTCGGCCCGGAGATGAAATCGACCGGCGAGGTGATGGGCATCGACCGCGACTTCGGCAGCGCGTTCGCCAAGAGCCAGACCGCCGCCTACGGGTCGCTGCCGGCCCAGGGCACAGTGTTCGTGTCGGTGGCCAACCGGGACAAGCGGTCGCTGGTGTTTCCGGTCAAACGATTGGCCGACCTGGGTTTTCGCGTCCTTGCCACCGAAGGCACCGCAGAGATGTTGCGCCGCAACGGTATTCCCTGCGACGACGTCCGCAAACATTTCGAGCCGGCGCAGCCCGGCCGCCCCACAATGTCGGCGGTGGACGCGATCCGAGCCGGCGAGGTCAACATGGTGATCAACACTCCCTATGGCAACTCCGGTCCGCGCATCGACGGCTATGAGATCCGTTCGGCGGCGGTGGCCGGCAACATCCCGTGCATCACCACGGTGCAGGGCGCATCCGCCGCCGTGCAGGGGATAGAGGCCGGGATCCGCGGCGACATCGGGGTGCGCTCCCTGCAGGAGCTGCACCGGGTGATCGGGGGCGTCGAGCGGTGA
- the pyrF gene encoding orotidine 5'-phosphate decarboxylase (OMP decarboxylase (ompdecase)): MTGFGLRLAEAKARRGPLCLGIDPHPELLRGWDLATTADGLAAFCDICVRAFADFAVVKPQVAFFESYGAAGFAVLERTIAELRAADVLVLADAKRGDIGATMSAYATAWVGDSPLAADAVTASPYLGFGSLRPLLEVAAAHGRGVFVLAATSNPEGAAVQNAAADGRSVAQLVVDQVGAANEAAGPGPGSIGVVVGATAPQAPDLSAFTGPVLVPGVGVQGGRPEALGGLGGAASSQLLPAVAREVLRAGPGVPELRAAGERMRDAVAYLAAV, translated from the coding sequence GTGACCGGGTTCGGTCTCCGGTTGGCCGAGGCAAAGGCACGCCGCGGCCCGTTGTGTCTGGGCATCGATCCGCATCCCGAGCTGCTGCGGGGCTGGGATCTGGCGACCACGGCCGACGGGCTGGCCGCGTTCTGCGACATCTGCGTACGGGCCTTCGCTGATTTCGCGGTGGTCAAACCGCAGGTGGCGTTTTTTGAGTCATACGGGGCTGCCGGATTCGCGGTGCTGGAGCGCACCATCGCGGAACTGCGGGCCGCAGACGTGCTGGTGTTGGCCGACGCCAAGCGCGGCGACATTGGGGCGACCATGTCGGCGTATGCGACGGCCTGGGTGGGCGACTCGCCGCTGGCCGCCGACGCCGTGACGGCCTCGCCCTATTTGGGCTTCGGTTCGCTGCGGCCGCTGCTAGAGGTCGCGGCCGCCCACGGCCGAGGGGTGTTCGTGCTGGCGGCCACCTCCAATCCCGAGGGTGCGGCGGTGCAGAATGCCGCCGCCGACGGCCGCAGCGTGGCCCAGTTGGTCGTGGACCAGGTGGGGGCGGCCAACGAGGCGGCAGGACCCGGGCCCGGATCCATCGGCGTGGTCGTCGGCGCAACGGCGCCACAGGCCCCCGATCTCAGCGCCTTCACCGGGCCGGTGCTGGTGCCCGGCGTGGGGGTGCAGGGCGGGCGCCCGGAGGCGCTGGGCGGTCTGGGCGGGGCCGCATCGAGCCAGCTGTTGCCCGCGGTGGCGCGCGAGGTCTTGCGGGCCGGCCCCGGCGTGCCCGAATTGCGCGCCGCGGGCGAACGGATGCGCGATGCCGTCGCCTATCTCGCTGCCGTGTAG
- the PE15 gene encoding PE family protein PE15 (A core mycobacterial gene; conserved in mycobacterial strains (See Marmiesse et al., 2004 PMID:14766927).) — protein sequence MTLRVVPESLAGASAAIEAVTARLAAAHAAAAPFIAAVIPPGSDSVSVCNAVEFSVHGSQHVAMAAQGVEELGRSGVGVAESGASYAARDALAAASYLSGGL from the coding sequence GTGACGTTGCGAGTCGTTCCCGAAAGCCTGGCAGGCGCCAGCGCTGCCATCGAAGCAGTGACCGCTCGCCTGGCCGCCGCGCACGCCGCGGCGGCCCCGTTTATCGCGGCGGTCATCCCGCCTGGGTCCGACTCGGTTTCGGTGTGCAACGCCGTTGAGTTCAGCGTTCACGGTAGTCAGCATGTGGCAATGGCCGCTCAGGGGGTTGAGGAGCTCGGCCGCTCGGGGGTCGGGGTGGCCGAATCGGGTGCCAGTTATGCCGCTAGGGATGCGCTGGCGGCGGCGTCGTATCTCAGCGGTGGGCTATGA